The following coding sequences lie in one Salarias fasciatus chromosome 7 unlocalized genomic scaffold, fSalaFa1.1 super_scaffold_4, whole genome shotgun sequence genomic window:
- the mapk10 gene encoding mitogen-activated protein kinase 10 isoform X3 — MVFMSRHFLYNCSQPVLDVKIAFCQGFGKQVDVSYIAKHYNMSKSKVDNQFYSVEVGDSTFTVLKRYQNLKPIGSGAQGIVCAGYDAVLDRNVAIKKLSRPFQNQTHAKRAYRELVLMKCVNHKNIISLLNVFTPQKSLEEFQDVYLVMELMDANLCQVIQMELDHERMSYLLYQMLCGIKHLHSAGIIHRDLKPSNIVVKSDCTLKILDFGLARTAGTSFMMTPYVVTRYYRAPEVILGMGYKENVDIWSVGCIMGEMVRHKILFPGRDYIDQWNKVIEQLGTPSPEFMKKLQPTVRNYVENRPKYAGLTFPKLFPDCLFPADSEHNKLKASQARDLLSKMLIIDPAKRISVDEALQHPYINVWYDPAEVEAPPPQIYDKQLDEREHSIDEWKELIYKEVMNFEERTKNGVVKGQPSPSGAAVNSSESLPPSSSINDISSMSTDQTLASDTDSSLETSAGPLGCCR; from the exons ATG GTATTTATGAGCAGACATTTCTTATATAACTGCAGCCAACCAGTCCTGGATGTAAAGATAGCCTTttgtcag GGTTTTGGAAAACAAGTGGATGTGTCATATATTGCCAAGCATTACAACATGAGCAAAAGCAAAGTGGACAACCAGTTCTACAGTGTGGAAGTGGGAGACTCTACCTTCACAGTTTTAAAGCGCTACCAGAATTTAAAGCCCATTGGCTCTGGAGCTCAGGGAATCGTCTG TGCGGGCTATGATGCTGTCCTGGACAGAAATGTAGCCATCAAGAAGCTGAGCAGACCcttccagaaccagacccacgcCAAGCGTGCATATCGGGAGTTGGTACTTATGAAATGCGTCAATCACAAAAAT ATTATCAGTTTATTAAATGTCTTCACGCCACAGAAATCATTAGAAGAATTTCAAGACGT GTACCtagtgatggagctgatggatgCCAACTTGTGCCAGGTGATTCAGATGGAGCTCGACCATGAGAGAATGTCCTACCTGCTCTACCAGATGCTGTGTGGCATCAAACATCTGCACTCAGCCGGCATTATTCACAGG gaTCTCAAACCAAGCAATATAGTGGTGAAGTCAGACTGCACTCTGAAGATCCTGGACTTCGGTCTTGCCAGGACTGCAGGCACCAGTTTCATGATGACCCCCTATGTGGTGACTAGATACTACAGAGCTCCGGAGGTCATCCTGGGAATGGGATACAAGGAGAATG TGGATATTTGGTCGGTGGGGTGCATTATGGGAGAAATGGTGCGCCACAAAATCCTTTTCCCTGGCCGGGACT ACATTGATCAGTGGAACAAAGTGATCGAGCAGCTCGGCACGCCCTCGCCAGAGTTCATGAAGAAGCTCCAACCCACGGTGCGGAACTACGTCGAGAACCGGCCGAAGTACGCGGGCCTCACTTTCCCCAAGCTCTTTCCTGACTGCCTTTTCCCTGCTGACTCTGAGCACAACAAACTCAAAG CTAGTCAAGCCAGAGACCTGCTGTCAAAGATGCTGATCATCGACCCCGCTAAACGGATATCAGTGGACGAGGCCTTACAGCACCCCTACATCAATGTGTGGTACGATCCAGCCGAGGTGGAGGCG cctccacctcagatCTACGACAAACAGCTGGATGAAAGAGAACACTCCATTGATGAATGGAAAG AACTAATCTACAAAGAGGTGATGAACTTTGAGGAGAGAACGAAGAATGGCGTTGTGAAGGGACAGCCTTCACCTTCAG
- the mapk10 gene encoding mitogen-activated protein kinase 10 isoform X1 has product MVFMSRHFLYNCSQPVLDVKIAFCQGFGKQVDVSYIAKHYNMSKSKVDNQFYSVEVGDSTFTVLKRYQNLKPIGSGAQGIVCAGYDAVLDRNVAIKKLSRPFQNQTHAKRAYRELVLMKCVNHKNIISLLNVFTPQKSLEEFQDVYLVMELMDANLCQVIQMELDHERMSYLLYQMLCGIKHLHSAGIIHRDLKPSNIVVKSDCTLKILDFGLARTAGTSFMMTPYVVTRYYRAPEVILGMGYKENVDIWSVGCIMGEMVRHKILFPGRDYIDQWNKVIEQLGTPSPEFMKKLQPTVRNYVENRPKYAGLTFPKLFPDCLFPADSEHNKLKASQARDLLSKMLIIDPAKRISVDEALQHPYINVWYDPAEVEAARDLIEMSMPPPQIYDKQLDEREHSIDEWKELIYKEVMNFEERTKNGVVKGQPSPSGAAVNSSESLPPSSSINDISSMSTDQTLASDTDSSLETSAGPLGCCR; this is encoded by the exons ATG GTATTTATGAGCAGACATTTCTTATATAACTGCAGCCAACCAGTCCTGGATGTAAAGATAGCCTTttgtcag GGTTTTGGAAAACAAGTGGATGTGTCATATATTGCCAAGCATTACAACATGAGCAAAAGCAAAGTGGACAACCAGTTCTACAGTGTGGAAGTGGGAGACTCTACCTTCACAGTTTTAAAGCGCTACCAGAATTTAAAGCCCATTGGCTCTGGAGCTCAGGGAATCGTCTG TGCGGGCTATGATGCTGTCCTGGACAGAAATGTAGCCATCAAGAAGCTGAGCAGACCcttccagaaccagacccacgcCAAGCGTGCATATCGGGAGTTGGTACTTATGAAATGCGTCAATCACAAAAAT ATTATCAGTTTATTAAATGTCTTCACGCCACAGAAATCATTAGAAGAATTTCAAGACGT GTACCtagtgatggagctgatggatgCCAACTTGTGCCAGGTGATTCAGATGGAGCTCGACCATGAGAGAATGTCCTACCTGCTCTACCAGATGCTGTGTGGCATCAAACATCTGCACTCAGCCGGCATTATTCACAGG gaTCTCAAACCAAGCAATATAGTGGTGAAGTCAGACTGCACTCTGAAGATCCTGGACTTCGGTCTTGCCAGGACTGCAGGCACCAGTTTCATGATGACCCCCTATGTGGTGACTAGATACTACAGAGCTCCGGAGGTCATCCTGGGAATGGGATACAAGGAGAATG TGGATATTTGGTCGGTGGGGTGCATTATGGGAGAAATGGTGCGCCACAAAATCCTTTTCCCTGGCCGGGACT ACATTGATCAGTGGAACAAAGTGATCGAGCAGCTCGGCACGCCCTCGCCAGAGTTCATGAAGAAGCTCCAACCCACGGTGCGGAACTACGTCGAGAACCGGCCGAAGTACGCGGGCCTCACTTTCCCCAAGCTCTTTCCTGACTGCCTTTTCCCTGCTGACTCTGAGCACAACAAACTCAAAG CTAGTCAAGCCAGAGACCTGCTGTCAAAGATGCTGATCATCGACCCCGCTAAACGGATATCAGTGGACGAGGCCTTACAGCACCCCTACATCAATGTGTGGTACGATCCAGCCGAGGTGGAGGCG GCCAGAGATCTCATTGAGATGTCCATG cctccacctcagatCTACGACAAACAGCTGGATGAAAGAGAACACTCCATTGATGAATGGAAAG AACTAATCTACAAAGAGGTGATGAACTTTGAGGAGAGAACGAAGAATGGCGTTGTGAAGGGACAGCCTTCACCTTCAG
- the mapk10 gene encoding mitogen-activated protein kinase 10 isoform X7 yields the protein MVFMSRHFLYNCSQPVLDVKIAFCQGFGKQVDVSYIAKHYNMSKSKVDNQFYSVEVGDSTFTVLKRYQNLKPIGSGAQGIVCAGYDAVLDRNVAIKKLSRPFQNQTHAKRAYRELVLMKCVNHKNIISLLNVFTPQKSLEEFQDVYLVMELMDANLCQVIQMELDHERMSYLLYQMLCGIKHLHSAGIIHRDLKPSNIVVKSDCTLKILDFGLARTAGTSFMMTPYVVTRYYRAPEVILGMGYKENVDIWSVGCIMGEMVRHKILFPGRDYIDQWNKVIEQLGTPSPEFMKKLQPTVRNYVENRPKYAGLTFPKLFPDCLFPADSEHNKLKASQARDLLSKMLIIDPAKRISVDEALQHPYINVWYDPAEVEAARDLIEMSMPPPQIYDKQLDEREHSIDEWKELIYKEVMNFEERTKNGVVKGQPSPSAQVQP from the exons ATG GTATTTATGAGCAGACATTTCTTATATAACTGCAGCCAACCAGTCCTGGATGTAAAGATAGCCTTttgtcag GGTTTTGGAAAACAAGTGGATGTGTCATATATTGCCAAGCATTACAACATGAGCAAAAGCAAAGTGGACAACCAGTTCTACAGTGTGGAAGTGGGAGACTCTACCTTCACAGTTTTAAAGCGCTACCAGAATTTAAAGCCCATTGGCTCTGGAGCTCAGGGAATCGTCTG TGCGGGCTATGATGCTGTCCTGGACAGAAATGTAGCCATCAAGAAGCTGAGCAGACCcttccagaaccagacccacgcCAAGCGTGCATATCGGGAGTTGGTACTTATGAAATGCGTCAATCACAAAAAT ATTATCAGTTTATTAAATGTCTTCACGCCACAGAAATCATTAGAAGAATTTCAAGACGT GTACCtagtgatggagctgatggatgCCAACTTGTGCCAGGTGATTCAGATGGAGCTCGACCATGAGAGAATGTCCTACCTGCTCTACCAGATGCTGTGTGGCATCAAACATCTGCACTCAGCCGGCATTATTCACAGG gaTCTCAAACCAAGCAATATAGTGGTGAAGTCAGACTGCACTCTGAAGATCCTGGACTTCGGTCTTGCCAGGACTGCAGGCACCAGTTTCATGATGACCCCCTATGTGGTGACTAGATACTACAGAGCTCCGGAGGTCATCCTGGGAATGGGATACAAGGAGAATG TGGATATTTGGTCGGTGGGGTGCATTATGGGAGAAATGGTGCGCCACAAAATCCTTTTCCCTGGCCGGGACT ACATTGATCAGTGGAACAAAGTGATCGAGCAGCTCGGCACGCCCTCGCCAGAGTTCATGAAGAAGCTCCAACCCACGGTGCGGAACTACGTCGAGAACCGGCCGAAGTACGCGGGCCTCACTTTCCCCAAGCTCTTTCCTGACTGCCTTTTCCCTGCTGACTCTGAGCACAACAAACTCAAAG CTAGTCAAGCCAGAGACCTGCTGTCAAAGATGCTGATCATCGACCCCGCTAAACGGATATCAGTGGACGAGGCCTTACAGCACCCCTACATCAATGTGTGGTACGATCCAGCCGAGGTGGAGGCG GCCAGAGATCTCATTGAGATGTCCATG cctccacctcagatCTACGACAAACAGCTGGATGAAAGAGAACACTCCATTGATGAATGGAAAG AACTAATCTACAAAGAGGTGATGAACTTTGAGGAGAGAACGAAGAATGGCGTTGTGAAGGGACAGCCTTCACCTTCAG
- the mapk10 gene encoding mitogen-activated protein kinase 10 isoform X6: MVFMSRHFLYNCSQPVLDVKIAFCQGFGKQVDVSYIAKHYNMSKSKVDNQFYSVEVGDSTFTVLKRYQNLKPIGSGAQGIVCAGYDAVLDRNVAIKKLSRPFQNQTHAKRAYRELVLMKCVNHKNIISLLNVFTPQKSLEEFQDVYLVMELMDANLCQVIQMELDHERMSYLLYQMLCGIKHLHSAGIIHRDLKPSNIVVKSDCTLKILDFGLARTAGTSFMMTPYVVTRYYRAPEVILGMGYKENVDIWSVGCIMGEMVRHKILFPGRDYIDQWNKVIEQLGTPSPEFMKKLQPTVRNYVENRPKYAGLTFPKLFPDCLFPADSEHNKLKASQARDLLSKMLIIDPAKRISVDEALQHPYINVWYDPAEVEAARDLIEMSMPPPQIYDKQLDEREHSIDEWKELIYKEVMNFEERTKNGVVKGQPSPSGTLSA; encoded by the exons ATG GTATTTATGAGCAGACATTTCTTATATAACTGCAGCCAACCAGTCCTGGATGTAAAGATAGCCTTttgtcag GGTTTTGGAAAACAAGTGGATGTGTCATATATTGCCAAGCATTACAACATGAGCAAAAGCAAAGTGGACAACCAGTTCTACAGTGTGGAAGTGGGAGACTCTACCTTCACAGTTTTAAAGCGCTACCAGAATTTAAAGCCCATTGGCTCTGGAGCTCAGGGAATCGTCTG TGCGGGCTATGATGCTGTCCTGGACAGAAATGTAGCCATCAAGAAGCTGAGCAGACCcttccagaaccagacccacgcCAAGCGTGCATATCGGGAGTTGGTACTTATGAAATGCGTCAATCACAAAAAT ATTATCAGTTTATTAAATGTCTTCACGCCACAGAAATCATTAGAAGAATTTCAAGACGT GTACCtagtgatggagctgatggatgCCAACTTGTGCCAGGTGATTCAGATGGAGCTCGACCATGAGAGAATGTCCTACCTGCTCTACCAGATGCTGTGTGGCATCAAACATCTGCACTCAGCCGGCATTATTCACAGG gaTCTCAAACCAAGCAATATAGTGGTGAAGTCAGACTGCACTCTGAAGATCCTGGACTTCGGTCTTGCCAGGACTGCAGGCACCAGTTTCATGATGACCCCCTATGTGGTGACTAGATACTACAGAGCTCCGGAGGTCATCCTGGGAATGGGATACAAGGAGAATG TGGATATTTGGTCGGTGGGGTGCATTATGGGAGAAATGGTGCGCCACAAAATCCTTTTCCCTGGCCGGGACT ACATTGATCAGTGGAACAAAGTGATCGAGCAGCTCGGCACGCCCTCGCCAGAGTTCATGAAGAAGCTCCAACCCACGGTGCGGAACTACGTCGAGAACCGGCCGAAGTACGCGGGCCTCACTTTCCCCAAGCTCTTTCCTGACTGCCTTTTCCCTGCTGACTCTGAGCACAACAAACTCAAAG CTAGTCAAGCCAGAGACCTGCTGTCAAAGATGCTGATCATCGACCCCGCTAAACGGATATCAGTGGACGAGGCCTTACAGCACCCCTACATCAATGTGTGGTACGATCCAGCCGAGGTGGAGGCG GCCAGAGATCTCATTGAGATGTCCATG cctccacctcagatCTACGACAAACAGCTGGATGAAAGAGAACACTCCATTGATGAATGGAAAG AACTAATCTACAAAGAGGTGATGAACTTTGAGGAGAGAACGAAGAATGGCGTTGTGAAGGGACAGCCTTCACCTTCAGGTACTCTCAGTGCATAA
- the mapk10 gene encoding mitogen-activated protein kinase 10 isoform X4 produces the protein MVFMSRHFLYNCSQPVLDVKIAFCQGFGKQVDVSYIAKHYNMSKSKVDNQFYSVEVGDSTFTVLKRYQNLKPIGSGAQGIVCAGYDAVLDRNVAIKKLSRPFQNQTHAKRAYRELVLMKCVNHKNIISLLNVFTPQKSLEEFQDVYLVMELMDANLCQVIQMELDHERMSYLLYQMLCGIKHLHSAGIIHRDLKPSNIVVKSDCTLKILDFGLARTAGTSFMMTPYVVTRYYRAPEVILGMGYKENVDMWSIGCIFGEVIRGTVLFPGTDHIDQWNKVIEQLGTPSPEFMKKLQPTVRNYVENRPKYAGLTFPKLFPDCLFPADSEHNKLKASQARDLLSKMLIIDPAKRISVDEALQHPYINVWYDPAEVEAPPPQIYDKQLDEREHSIDEWKELIYKEVMNFEERTKNGVVKGQPSPSGAAVNSSESLPPSSSINDISSMSTDQTLASDTDSSLETSAGPLGCCR, from the exons ATG GTATTTATGAGCAGACATTTCTTATATAACTGCAGCCAACCAGTCCTGGATGTAAAGATAGCCTTttgtcag GGTTTTGGAAAACAAGTGGATGTGTCATATATTGCCAAGCATTACAACATGAGCAAAAGCAAAGTGGACAACCAGTTCTACAGTGTGGAAGTGGGAGACTCTACCTTCACAGTTTTAAAGCGCTACCAGAATTTAAAGCCCATTGGCTCTGGAGCTCAGGGAATCGTCTG TGCGGGCTATGATGCTGTCCTGGACAGAAATGTAGCCATCAAGAAGCTGAGCAGACCcttccagaaccagacccacgcCAAGCGTGCATATCGGGAGTTGGTACTTATGAAATGCGTCAATCACAAAAAT ATTATCAGTTTATTAAATGTCTTCACGCCACAGAAATCATTAGAAGAATTTCAAGACGT GTACCtagtgatggagctgatggatgCCAACTTGTGCCAGGTGATTCAGATGGAGCTCGACCATGAGAGAATGTCCTACCTGCTCTACCAGATGCTGTGTGGCATCAAACATCTGCACTCAGCCGGCATTATTCACAGG gaTCTCAAACCAAGCAATATAGTGGTGAAGTCAGACTGCACTCTGAAGATCCTGGACTTCGGTCTTGCCAGGACTGCAGGCACCAGTTTCATGATGACCCCCTATGTGGTGACTAGATACTACAGAGCTCCGGAGGTCATCCTGGGAATGGGATACAAGGAGAATG TGGACATGTGGTCCATCGGCTGCATCTTTGGCGAGGTGATAAGGGGGACAGTGCTGTTCCCTGGGACTGACC ACATTGATCAGTGGAACAAAGTGATCGAGCAGCTCGGCACGCCCTCGCCAGAGTTCATGAAGAAGCTCCAACCCACGGTGCGGAACTACGTCGAGAACCGGCCGAAGTACGCGGGCCTCACTTTCCCCAAGCTCTTTCCTGACTGCCTTTTCCCTGCTGACTCTGAGCACAACAAACTCAAAG CTAGTCAAGCCAGAGACCTGCTGTCAAAGATGCTGATCATCGACCCCGCTAAACGGATATCAGTGGACGAGGCCTTACAGCACCCCTACATCAATGTGTGGTACGATCCAGCCGAGGTGGAGGCG cctccacctcagatCTACGACAAACAGCTGGATGAAAGAGAACACTCCATTGATGAATGGAAAG AACTAATCTACAAAGAGGTGATGAACTTTGAGGAGAGAACGAAGAATGGCGTTGTGAAGGGACAGCCTTCACCTTCAG
- the mapk10 gene encoding mitogen-activated protein kinase 10 isoform X2 translates to MVFMSRHFLYNCSQPVLDVKIAFCQGFGKQVDVSYIAKHYNMSKSKVDNQFYSVEVGDSTFTVLKRYQNLKPIGSGAQGIVCAGYDAVLDRNVAIKKLSRPFQNQTHAKRAYRELVLMKCVNHKNIISLLNVFTPQKSLEEFQDVYLVMELMDANLCQVIQMELDHERMSYLLYQMLCGIKHLHSAGIIHRDLKPSNIVVKSDCTLKILDFGLARTAGTSFMMTPYVVTRYYRAPEVILGMGYKENVDMWSIGCIFGEVIRGTVLFPGTDHIDQWNKVIEQLGTPSPEFMKKLQPTVRNYVENRPKYAGLTFPKLFPDCLFPADSEHNKLKASQARDLLSKMLIIDPAKRISVDEALQHPYINVWYDPAEVEAARDLIEMSMPPPQIYDKQLDEREHSIDEWKELIYKEVMNFEERTKNGVVKGQPSPSGAAVNSSESLPPSSSINDISSMSTDQTLASDTDSSLETSAGPLGCCR, encoded by the exons ATG GTATTTATGAGCAGACATTTCTTATATAACTGCAGCCAACCAGTCCTGGATGTAAAGATAGCCTTttgtcag GGTTTTGGAAAACAAGTGGATGTGTCATATATTGCCAAGCATTACAACATGAGCAAAAGCAAAGTGGACAACCAGTTCTACAGTGTGGAAGTGGGAGACTCTACCTTCACAGTTTTAAAGCGCTACCAGAATTTAAAGCCCATTGGCTCTGGAGCTCAGGGAATCGTCTG TGCGGGCTATGATGCTGTCCTGGACAGAAATGTAGCCATCAAGAAGCTGAGCAGACCcttccagaaccagacccacgcCAAGCGTGCATATCGGGAGTTGGTACTTATGAAATGCGTCAATCACAAAAAT ATTATCAGTTTATTAAATGTCTTCACGCCACAGAAATCATTAGAAGAATTTCAAGACGT GTACCtagtgatggagctgatggatgCCAACTTGTGCCAGGTGATTCAGATGGAGCTCGACCATGAGAGAATGTCCTACCTGCTCTACCAGATGCTGTGTGGCATCAAACATCTGCACTCAGCCGGCATTATTCACAGG gaTCTCAAACCAAGCAATATAGTGGTGAAGTCAGACTGCACTCTGAAGATCCTGGACTTCGGTCTTGCCAGGACTGCAGGCACCAGTTTCATGATGACCCCCTATGTGGTGACTAGATACTACAGAGCTCCGGAGGTCATCCTGGGAATGGGATACAAGGAGAATG TGGACATGTGGTCCATCGGCTGCATCTTTGGCGAGGTGATAAGGGGGACAGTGCTGTTCCCTGGGACTGACC ACATTGATCAGTGGAACAAAGTGATCGAGCAGCTCGGCACGCCCTCGCCAGAGTTCATGAAGAAGCTCCAACCCACGGTGCGGAACTACGTCGAGAACCGGCCGAAGTACGCGGGCCTCACTTTCCCCAAGCTCTTTCCTGACTGCCTTTTCCCTGCTGACTCTGAGCACAACAAACTCAAAG CTAGTCAAGCCAGAGACCTGCTGTCAAAGATGCTGATCATCGACCCCGCTAAACGGATATCAGTGGACGAGGCCTTACAGCACCCCTACATCAATGTGTGGTACGATCCAGCCGAGGTGGAGGCG GCCAGAGATCTCATTGAGATGTCCATG cctccacctcagatCTACGACAAACAGCTGGATGAAAGAGAACACTCCATTGATGAATGGAAAG AACTAATCTACAAAGAGGTGATGAACTTTGAGGAGAGAACGAAGAATGGCGTTGTGAAGGGACAGCCTTCACCTTCAG